In one Mesorhizobium australicum genomic region, the following are encoded:
- a CDS encoding GcvT family protein, protein MTALPAKARAVIIGGGVSGCSVAYHLTKLGWTDVVLLERKQLTSGTTWHAAGLIGQLRGSQNMTRLAKYSADLYVRLEAETGVATGMRQVGSISVALTEERKHELYRQATVARAFDVDVREISPAEVKEMYPHLNVSDVIGAVHLPLDGQCDPANIAMALAKGARQRGALISENTKVTKVHAKNGHVSGVSWTKGEEHGTIEADIVINCAGMWARDLGAQNGVSVPLHACEHFYLVTEPIPGLTRLPVLRVPDECAYYKEDAGKMMLGAFEPVAKPWPPAGQRIRDDFCFDQLPEDMDHFAPILDMGVNRMPMLETAGIHTFFNGPESFTPDDRYYLGEAPELGGYWVAAGYNSIGIVSSGGAGMALAQWINDGEAPFDLWEVDIRRMQPFQKSRTYLRNRVTETLGLLYADHFPYRQMASARGIRRSPLHEHLKARGAVFGEVAGWERANWFAKPGQEREYRYSWKRQNWFDNSRDEHMAVRTGVGLFDMTSFGKIRVEGRDALSFLQRVCANDMDVAPGKIVYTQMLNAKGGIESDLTVSRLSETAFFLVVPGATLQRDLAWLRKHVGDDFAVVTDVTAGESVLCLMGPKSRDLITKISPNDFSNGTNPFGTWQEIEIGMGLARAHRVTYVGELGWELYVSTDQAAHVFEAIEEAGADLGLKLCGLHALDSCRIEKAFRHFGHDITDEDHVLEAGLGFAVKTAKGDFLGRDAVLRKKEAGLNRRLVQFRLKDPAPLLFHNEALVRDGKIVGTVTSGSYGHFLGGAIGMGYVPCAGESEADVLASSYEIEIAGERFAAEASLRPLYDPKAERVRM, encoded by the coding sequence ATGACCGCTCTCCCCGCAAAAGCCCGCGCGGTGATCATCGGCGGCGGCGTCTCCGGCTGCTCGGTCGCGTACCACCTGACGAAACTCGGCTGGACCGACGTGGTGCTTCTTGAGCGCAAGCAACTGACCTCCGGCACCACCTGGCATGCCGCAGGCCTGATCGGCCAGTTGCGCGGCTCGCAGAACATGACCCGGCTCGCGAAATACTCCGCCGACCTCTACGTCAGGCTGGAGGCCGAGACGGGTGTCGCCACCGGCATGCGCCAGGTCGGCTCGATCTCGGTGGCGCTGACCGAGGAGCGCAAGCACGAGCTCTACCGGCAGGCGACGGTGGCACGCGCCTTCGACGTCGACGTGCGCGAGATTTCGCCTGCCGAGGTCAAGGAGATGTACCCGCATCTCAACGTCTCTGACGTCATCGGCGCGGTGCACCTGCCGCTGGATGGGCAGTGCGACCCTGCCAACATCGCGATGGCGCTGGCCAAGGGCGCCCGCCAGCGCGGCGCACTGATTTCGGAGAATACCAAAGTTACCAAGGTCCACGCCAAGAACGGCCACGTGTCCGGCGTTTCGTGGACGAAGGGCGAGGAACACGGCACAATCGAGGCCGACATCGTGATCAACTGCGCCGGCATGTGGGCGCGCGACCTCGGCGCCCAGAATGGCGTCTCAGTCCCGCTCCACGCCTGCGAGCATTTTTATCTCGTGACGGAACCGATCCCTGGACTCACCCGCCTGCCGGTGCTGCGGGTCCCCGACGAGTGTGCCTACTACAAGGAGGACGCCGGCAAGATGATGCTCGGCGCCTTCGAGCCGGTTGCAAAGCCGTGGCCGCCGGCCGGCCAGCGCATCCGCGACGACTTCTGTTTCGACCAGTTGCCTGAGGATATGGACCATTTCGCCCCGATCCTCGACATGGGCGTCAACCGCATGCCGATGCTGGAGACGGCCGGCATCCACACCTTCTTCAACGGTCCCGAGAGCTTTACCCCCGACGACCGCTACTACCTCGGCGAGGCGCCGGAGCTTGGCGGCTACTGGGTCGCGGCGGGTTACAATTCGATCGGCATCGTCTCGTCCGGCGGCGCCGGTATGGCGCTGGCGCAGTGGATCAACGACGGCGAGGCGCCGTTCGACCTATGGGAGGTAGATATCCGCCGGATGCAGCCGTTCCAGAAGAGCCGGACCTACCTGCGCAACCGCGTCACCGAAACGCTCGGCCTGCTTTACGCCGACCATTTCCCCTACCGCCAGATGGCCTCCGCCCGTGGCATTCGCCGCTCCCCTCTGCACGAACACTTGAAGGCGCGCGGCGCGGTGTTTGGCGAGGTCGCCGGCTGGGAGCGCGCCAACTGGTTCGCGAAGCCCGGCCAGGAGCGCGAATACCGCTACTCCTGGAAGCGGCAGAACTGGTTCGACAACAGCCGCGACGAGCACATGGCGGTGCGCACCGGCGTCGGCCTGTTCGACATGACCTCCTTCGGCAAAATTCGTGTCGAGGGTCGAGATGCGCTGTCCTTCCTGCAGCGCGTCTGCGCCAACGACATGGACGTGGCGCCGGGAAAGATCGTCTACACCCAGATGCTGAATGCGAAGGGCGGCATCGAGAGCGACTTAACGGTGTCGAGGCTGTCGGAGACGGCCTTCTTCCTCGTCGTCCCCGGCGCGACGCTGCAGCGCGACCTCGCCTGGCTCAGAAAACATGTCGGCGACGACTTTGCCGTCGTCACGGACGTCACCGCGGGCGAGAGCGTCCTGTGTCTCATGGGGCCAAAGTCGCGTGACCTGATCACGAAGATAAGCCCGAACGACTTCTCAAACGGAACAAATCCCTTCGGCACCTGGCAGGAGATCGAGATCGGCATGGGCCTCGCCCGCGCCCACCGCGTCACCTATGTCGGCGAGCTCGGCTGGGAGCTCTACGTCTCGACAGACCAGGCGGCCCACGTCTTCGAGGCGATCGAAGAAGCCGGCGCGGATCTGGGGCTGAAGCTCTGCGGCCTGCACGCGCTCGATTCCTGCCGCATCGAAAAGGCCTTCCGCCATTTCGGCCACGACATCACCGACGAAGACCACGTGCTGGAGGCGGGCCTCGGCTTCGCGGTGAAAACGGCGAAAGGCGATTTCCTAGGCCGCGACGCGGTGCTGCGGAAAAAGGAGGCCGGATTGAACCGCCGCTTGGTCCAGTTTCGCCTAAAGGATCCCGCCCCTCTCCTCTTCCACAACGAGGCGCTGGTGCGCGACGGCAAAATCGTCGGCACCGTCACGTCGGGAAGTTACGGCCATTTCCTCGGTGGCGCGATCGGCATGGGCTATGTCCCCTGCGCCGGCGAGAGCGAGGCGGACGTCCTCGCCTCGTCCTACGAGATCGAAATCGCCGGCGAGCGCTTCGCGGCGGAAGCGTCGCTCAGGCCGCTCTATGATCCCAAGGCAGAGCGGGTGAGAATGTAG
- a CDS encoding alpha/beta hydrolase, producing MRRDIEFRTEDGVTLRGWHYKAKGVDGPAPTVVMAHGFTATREIYLDSFAEVFSAAGLGVIVYDHRNFGVSDGSPRGHADPWAQINGYRDAITWAQTQSDVDPNRIGVWGSSYAGGHVLVVAALDRRVKCVVSQVPLTWGFETARRLIRGDHWAGLRAAFDGDRAARARGEAGAMMPVTAPEGQPCALPTADTYEFFIRFAEEHETNWKNEVTLHSIEMFTEYEPATYIARIAPTPLMVVVASGDHLTPFDMTARAYEQALEPKKLVVLPGGHFEAYTGEPFKISSAAQRDWFKQNL from the coding sequence ATGCGACGCGACATCGAATTCAGGACTGAGGACGGCGTGACCCTGCGGGGCTGGCACTACAAGGCGAAGGGAGTGGATGGGCCGGCGCCGACCGTTGTCATGGCGCACGGCTTCACCGCGACGCGCGAAATCTACCTCGACAGCTTCGCCGAGGTGTTTTCGGCGGCGGGGCTTGGCGTCATCGTCTACGATCACCGCAACTTCGGCGTCAGCGACGGCAGCCCGCGCGGCCATGCCGATCCCTGGGCGCAGATCAACGGCTATCGCGACGCGATCACCTGGGCGCAGACCCAGAGCGATGTCGACCCGAATCGGATCGGCGTGTGGGGATCGAGCTATGCCGGCGGGCATGTGCTTGTCGTCGCCGCCCTCGACCGGCGGGTGAAGTGCGTCGTTTCGCAGGTGCCGCTGACCTGGGGCTTCGAAACGGCCCGGCGGCTGATCCGCGGCGACCATTGGGCCGGGCTGCGCGCCGCCTTCGACGGCGACCGCGCCGCACGCGCCCGCGGCGAGGCGGGTGCGATGATGCCGGTGACGGCGCCCGAGGGGCAACCCTGCGCGCTGCCGACGGCCGACACCTACGAGTTCTTCATCCGCTTCGCGGAGGAGCACGAGACCAACTGGAAGAACGAGGTGACGCTGCACTCGATCGAGATGTTCACCGAATACGAGCCCGCAACCTACATCGCCCGCATCGCGCCGACCCCGCTGATGGTCGTCGTCGCGTCGGGAGACCATCTGACGCCCTTCGACATGACCGCGCGGGCCTATGAGCAGGCGCTGGAACCGAAGAAGCTGGTCGTGCTGCCGGGCGGGCATTTCGAGGCCTATACGGGCGAGCCGTTCAAGATCTCGTCGGCCGCGCAGCGCGACTGGTTCAAGCAGAATCTGTGA
- a CDS encoding response regulator transcription factor — protein MSARAVIAVVSASKETGVQLGEYLRRRGHDVTMAHEIWSARPLFAGKPDLAVVDLQLPGGSGLDLLRDYGGEEGPSFVVVSVGPALIEKVIALELGASDVIEAPFNLREAATRIGGILTRRGFPAPDLLPLENSTVDLRAALVMHHSGEEEQLSAGQVAMLKLFAARPHTVINRDDIIAAAPAESYDAFDRSIDSRIVRLRRKLDSEAIVTVRGAGYRFDPPKGA, from the coding sequence ATGTCCGCCAGAGCGGTGATTGCGGTTGTCTCGGCGAGCAAGGAGACCGGCGTCCAGCTCGGCGAATACCTGCGCCGTCGCGGACACGACGTGACGATGGCGCACGAGATCTGGTCGGCGCGGCCGCTCTTTGCCGGCAAGCCTGATCTCGCTGTCGTCGATCTGCAGCTTCCCGGCGGGTCCGGCCTCGACCTCCTGCGCGACTATGGCGGGGAGGAGGGACCGTCCTTCGTCGTCGTCTCGGTCGGGCCGGCGCTGATCGAGAAGGTGATCGCCCTCGAACTCGGCGCGTCCGACGTCATCGAGGCGCCGTTCAACCTGCGCGAGGCGGCGACCCGTATCGGCGGCATCCTGACCCGGCGCGGCTTTCCAGCGCCCGACCTGCTGCCGCTCGAGAACTCGACCGTCGACCTGCGGGCGGCACTCGTCATGCACCATTCCGGCGAGGAGGAGCAGCTTTCCGCCGGCCAGGTGGCGATGCTGAAACTGTTCGCCGCCCGTCCGCATACGGTCATCAACCGCGACGACATCATCGCGGCGGCTCCGGCCGAAAGCTACGACGCCTTCGACCGGTCGATCGATTCCCGCATCGTGCGGCTGCGCCGCAAGCTCGATTCCGAGGCGATCGTCACCGTGCGCGGGGCCGGATACCGGTTCGATCCGCCGAAAGGCGCATAG
- a CDS encoding pyridoxal phosphate-dependent aminotransferase, whose translation MPHPSSRISGITPSGKDGWEVHFDAMSRKQAGEDIIMLSVGDHDFDTPSETVEAAVKYVRSGHHHYTQLPGLPRLREAMSKLSARCTGVATSAAEILATPGGQAALFAAVQATLDPGQHAIVVAPYYATYPGTFRAAGAGFTVVEAHAEDGFQPDPAAIEKAVQANTRAMLINSPNNPTGAVYSRKSREAIADICRRHDLWLLSDEVYWTIAHGEHISPRSLPGMAERTLVINSMSKSHGMTGWRIGWLTGPEPIVSLLISLNLVSTYGLPDFVSRAAIEALENDWGVEEIARIYDTRRLAFLDAIRGINGVTVRGSEGGMYVMLDIRAVEPDDEAFAWRLLDAEKVAVMPGSSFGDAAAGCIRISLCQPEDVLRESARRLRRYIAGHGRETLRHG comes from the coding sequence ATGCCCCACCCCTCCTCCCGCATTTCCGGCATCACGCCCTCCGGCAAGGACGGCTGGGAAGTGCATTTCGACGCCATGTCGAGAAAGCAGGCCGGCGAGGACATCATCATGCTGTCGGTGGGCGACCACGATTTCGACACCCCGTCGGAAACGGTCGAGGCGGCGGTGAAATATGTCCGCTCCGGCCATCACCACTATACCCAGCTTCCTGGCCTGCCGCGTCTTCGCGAGGCGATGTCGAAGCTGTCAGCACGGTGCACCGGCGTGGCGACAAGCGCAGCCGAGATCCTCGCCACCCCCGGCGGCCAGGCGGCACTCTTCGCCGCCGTGCAGGCGACCCTCGACCCGGGCCAGCACGCCATCGTCGTTGCGCCCTACTATGCCACCTATCCCGGCACGTTCCGCGCCGCCGGCGCCGGCTTCACCGTGGTCGAGGCCCATGCCGAAGACGGCTTCCAGCCCGACCCCGCGGCAATCGAGAAGGCGGTCCAGGCTAATACGCGGGCGATGCTGATCAACTCGCCGAACAACCCGACGGGCGCGGTCTATTCGCGCAAGAGCCGCGAAGCCATCGCCGACATCTGCCGCCGCCACGATCTCTGGCTGCTTTCCGACGAGGTCTACTGGACCATCGCGCATGGCGAGCACATCTCGCCGCGCAGTCTGCCGGGAATGGCGGAGCGGACGCTGGTCATCAATTCGATGTCCAAGAGCCACGGCATGACCGGCTGGCGCATCGGCTGGCTGACCGGGCCTGAACCGATCGTCTCGCTGCTGATCAGCCTCAACCTCGTCTCGACCTACGGCCTGCCCGACTTCGTGTCGCGCGCAGCGATCGAGGCGCTGGAGAACGATTGGGGCGTCGAGGAAATCGCCCGCATCTACGACACGCGCCGCCTCGCGTTTTTAGACGCCATCCGCGGCATCAATGGCGTCACCGTGCGTGGCTCGGAAGGCGGCATGTACGTCATGCTCGACATCCGCGCGGTCGAACCTGACGACGAGGCCTTCGCCTGGAGGCTGCTCGATGCCGAAAAGGTCGCCGTCATGCCCGGCTCCTCCTTCGGCGATGCCGCCGCCGGATGCATCCGCATCTCGCTCTGCCAACCCGAAGATGTCCTGCGCGAGTCGGCCAGACGCCTGCGGCGGTACATCGCCGGTCACGGCCGGGAGACCCTGCGGCATGGCTGA
- a CDS encoding DUF2867 domain-containing protein, giving the protein MAEPVRMNGPQLRRPDRAPDWSDRHVARINPEIRDARSAYLKAIHGFPAWARVALRLRNRIVAPFGLRTEGAEGGDLMATLPVVHESADRLEVGLADKHLTFTIETVLSGGRAAVTTRIWFNHWSGRLYLAAVLLPHKLILRHSLKGLA; this is encoded by the coding sequence ATGGCTGAGCCAGTGCGTATGAACGGTCCGCAACTCAGACGGCCTGACCGCGCGCCGGACTGGAGCGACCGGCACGTGGCAAGAATCAATCCCGAGATACGAGACGCACGCAGCGCCTATCTGAAGGCGATCCACGGCTTTCCGGCATGGGCTCGGGTGGCGCTGCGCTTGCGCAACCGCATCGTCGCCCCGTTCGGATTGCGCACGGAAGGCGCGGAGGGCGGCGACCTGATGGCGACGCTTCCGGTGGTTCACGAAAGCGCCGACCGCCTTGAGGTCGGCCTTGCCGACAAGCACCTCACGTTCACGATCGAAACCGTGCTCTCGGGCGGTCGCGCCGCTGTCACTACCCGGATCTGGTTCAACCACTGGTCCGGCCGGCTCTATCTCGCCGCCGTCCTGCTTCCGCACAAGCTGATCCTGCGCCATTCCCTGAAAGGGCTTGCATGA
- a CDS encoding response regulator → MRSKIVVVDDEPDLRDAVAEYLTASGYDVTAVGDAAAMREIAREQTFHLAILDISMPGEDGLSLGRWLRSKMPVGIIFATASGTSIDRIVGLELGADDYIVKPYELRELLARVRSVLRRVPAPTGTVSDDDGPLRPARRVVTFGGFSADLDGRMVTGPSGGMVEMAKSEFDVLEVFLTRANRLLSRSAIAEAIGLVEETDDSRALDIRIMRLRKKIEADPSNPRFLRTVRGEGYIFSLSDAGKTA, encoded by the coding sequence GTGCGATCGAAAATCGTTGTGGTGGACGACGAGCCGGATCTTCGCGATGCGGTCGCGGAATATCTGACGGCGAGCGGCTATGACGTAACGGCCGTCGGCGACGCCGCCGCCATGCGCGAGATCGCCCGGGAACAGACCTTCCACCTGGCGATCCTCGACATCTCCATGCCCGGCGAGGACGGACTCTCCCTCGGCCGCTGGCTGCGCTCCAAGATGCCGGTCGGCATCATCTTCGCCACTGCCTCCGGCACCTCGATCGACCGCATCGTCGGCCTCGAGCTCGGCGCCGACGACTACATCGTCAAGCCCTACGAGTTGCGCGAGCTTCTGGCCCGCGTGCGCTCGGTCCTGCGGCGCGTGCCGGCGCCTACGGGAACAGTGTCCGACGACGACGGTCCCCTGCGCCCTGCCCGCCGCGTCGTCACCTTCGGCGGCTTTTCGGCAGACCTCGACGGCCGCATGGTGACGGGACCGAGCGGCGGCATGGTCGAGATGGCCAAGAGCGAATTCGACGTGCTGGAGGTCTTTCTCACCCGCGCCAACCGGTTGCTCAGCCGCTCCGCGATCGCCGAGGCGATCGGACTCGTCGAGGAAACCGACGATTCGCGTGCGCTCGACATCCGCATCATGCGTCTGCGAAAGAAGATCGAGGCGGATCCCTCCAACCCCCGTTTCCTGCGCACGGTGCGCGGCGAAGGTTATATCTTCTCGCTGTCCGATGCCGGAAAGACCGCCTAG
- a CDS encoding L,D-transpeptidase, translating to MLAAGNAPAEASVSNEVVARVQLSTQTMQVSVGGRPTYEWKVSTAGKGYVTPTGSWKPYRMHEMWYSKKYDNAPMPHSVFFTGGYAVHATPHVKNLGRPASHGCIRLHPTNAEAFYTLVKTFGQQNTRIVIVQ from the coding sequence ATGCTCGCCGCCGGCAACGCCCCAGCCGAGGCTTCGGTTTCGAACGAAGTCGTCGCCCGTGTCCAGCTCTCGACGCAGACCATGCAGGTCAGCGTCGGCGGCCGCCCCACCTATGAATGGAAGGTCTCGACCGCCGGCAAGGGCTACGTGACGCCGACCGGCTCGTGGAAGCCCTACCGCATGCACGAGATGTGGTATTCGAAGAAATACGACAACGCACCGATGCCGCATTCGGTGTTCTTCACCGGCGGCTATGCGGTGCACGCCACGCCGCACGTGAAGAATCTCGGCCGCCCGGCCTCGCATGGCTGCATCCGGCTGCACCCGACGAATGCCGAGGCGTTCTACACGCTGGTCAAGACGTTCGGCCAGCAGAACACCCGCATCGTCATCGTCCAGTAG
- a CDS encoding helix-turn-helix domain-containing protein, translating into MTAGTWRSTDVPQALRAEATRAMLSDVHLPWSLDLPDRIPHDCRLDWHGLGGCTIVECRSAPLSGFREAPDIRRTEGDHFGLLLVLSGRERVRQADVVATLGPGDMLLWNSSRPIRFEIVDTLHKVTLIVPRERLARAASAEPRGARQLESRGGLGALAAGHLASLSKVVADIPVGHAPLAADILVDLLGRMLDPVAPSPAGGDLFRRLLRHIEDNLDDPELTPSRIAARFGISPRYLHMLWSGSGGTVSTHIRSRRLDAMRRDLADPRLSHRSITDIALAWGFSDAAHASRAFSAAFGRSPSAYRSSRRQ; encoded by the coding sequence ATGACGGCCGGTACCTGGAGGTCCACCGACGTGCCGCAGGCGCTGCGCGCGGAAGCGACGCGCGCCATGCTGAGCGACGTCCACCTGCCCTGGTCGCTCGACCTGCCCGACCGTATCCCGCACGACTGCCGGCTTGATTGGCATGGGCTTGGTGGCTGCACCATCGTCGAGTGCCGCAGCGCGCCGCTGTCGGGCTTTCGCGAGGCGCCGGACATCCGTCGCACCGAGGGCGATCATTTCGGCCTTCTCCTCGTGCTTTCCGGCCGCGAGCGCGTGCGGCAGGCAGATGTCGTCGCCACGCTCGGCCCCGGCGACATGCTCTTGTGGAACAGCTCCCGCCCGATCCGGTTCGAGATCGTCGACACGCTGCACAAGGTCACGCTCATCGTGCCGCGCGAACGGCTTGCCCGCGCAGCCTCTGCGGAGCCGCGCGGGGCGAGGCAGCTCGAAAGCCGCGGCGGGCTCGGGGCGCTGGCAGCCGGCCACCTGGCCTCCCTCTCCAAAGTCGTCGCCGACATTCCAGTCGGGCATGCGCCACTCGCCGCCGACATCCTCGTCGACCTGCTCGGCCGGATGCTCGATCCCGTCGCGCCCTCTCCCGCCGGCGGCGACCTGTTCAGGCGTCTCCTGCGGCATATCGAGGACAACCTCGACGACCCGGAGCTCACGCCGTCGCGCATCGCCGCCCGGTTCGGCATCTCGCCGCGCTACCTGCACATGCTGTGGTCAGGCAGCGGCGGCACAGTGTCCACGCATATCCGCTCGCGCCGGCTCGACGCCATGCGGCGGGACCTCGCCGACCCCCGCCTCTCGCACCGCTCGATCACGGACATCGCACTCGCCTGGGGCTTCTCCGACGCTGCTCACGCCAGCCGCGCCTTCAGCGCCGCGTTCGGCCGCTCGCCTAGCGCCTACCGCTCGAGCCGGCGCCAGTAG